One Eulemur rufifrons isolate Redbay chromosome 12, OSU_ERuf_1, whole genome shotgun sequence genomic window carries:
- the POMK gene encoding protein O-mannose kinase isoform X1, with protein MENGLEERKKREIMQETVAEVQEITEGSTMEKQPQDSRTGRAPGELPPAVRLLLAMALMNALLYLCLGRVFPSPQHSMGNPGPCPYGHFKIGQMKNCSPWLSCEELRTEVRQLKHVGEGAVKRVKTGPRKPCAGAGDDHAEVFLSEWKKHKVALSRLTRLEMKDDFLHGLQMLKSLQSKRVVTLLGYCEDDNTILTEYHPLGSLSNLEETLNLSKYQHVNTWEHRLRLAVNYVSIIRYLHHSPLGTLVMCDSNDLPKTLSQYLLTSDFSIVANDLDALPLVDHSAGPLVKCGHRELHGDFVAPEQLWPFGEDVPFHDDLMPSYDEKIDIWKIPDVSGFLLGHVEGSDMVRFHLFDIHKACKSHTPAERPTAQDVLDTYQKVLNSLRDTVMSQTREML; from the exons ATGGAGAATGGActggaagagaggaagaagagggagatcATGCAGGAAACTGTTGCAGAAGTCCAG gaAATCACAGAGGGTAGCACCATGGAGAAGCAGCCCCAGGACAGCAGGACAGGCCGGGCACCCGGGGAGCTGCCCCCGGCAGTCAGGCTGCTGCTGGCCATGGCCCTCATGAACGCGCTGCTCTACCTCTGCCTGGGTCGGGTCTTTCCTTCCCCCCAACATTCCATGGGGAACCCCGGGCCCTGTCCCTATGGCCACTTCAAAATAGGACAGATGAAAAACTGCTCGCCATGGCTGTCCTGCGAGGAGCTGAGAACAGAAGTGAGGCAGCTGAAGCACGTTGGGGAAGGAGCCGTGAAGAGG GTGAAAACCGGGCCTAGAAAACCGTGTGCTGGTGCTGGCGATGACCACGCAGAG GTCTTTCTGTCTGAGTGGAAGAAACACAAAGTTGCTCTCTCACGGCTCACCCGTCTGGAGATGAAGGACGACTTCCTCCATGGCCTGCAGATGCTGAAATCCCTACAGAGCAAACGTGTTGTCACACtgcttggctattgtgaagatGACAACACCATTCTTACCGAGTATCACCCCTTGGGCTCCTTGAGCAACTTGGAGGAAACACTAAACCTTTCCAAGTACCAGCACGTGAACACGTGGGAGCACCGCCTGCGGCTGGCCGTGAACTACGTCAGCATCATCCGCTACCTGCACCACAGCCCCCTGGGCACGCTGGTCATGTGCGACTCCAACGACCTGCCCAAGACGCTGTCCCAGTACCTGCTGACCAGTGATTTCAGCATCGTGGCAAATGACCTGGACGCCTTGCCCCTGGTGGACCACAGCGCGGGGCCGCTGGTGAAGTGCGGCCACAGGGAGCTGCATGGGGATTTTGTGGCTCCGGAGCAACTGTGGCCCTTTGGAGAGGATGTGCCTTTCCATGACGACCTCATGCCTTCGTATGACGAGAAGATCGACATCTGGAAGATCCCAGACGTTTCTGGTTTCCTTCTGGGACACGTTGAAGGGAGCGATATGGTTCGATTCCATTTGTTTGATATTCATAAGGCGTGTAAGAGCCACACTCCTGCAGAAAGACCCACTGCCCAGGACGTTTTGGACACCTACCAGAAGGTTTTGAATTCACTCAGAGATACCGTGATGTCTCAGACGAGAGAAATGCTATAA
- the POMK gene encoding protein O-mannose kinase isoform X2 has protein sequence MENGLEERKKREIMQETVAEVQEITEGSTMEKQPQDSRTGRAPGELPPAVRLLLAMALMNALLYLCLGRVFPSPQHSMGNPGPCPYGHFKIGQMKNCSPWLSCEELRTEVRQLKHVGEGAVKRVFLSEWKKHKVALSRLTRLEMKDDFLHGLQMLKSLQSKRVVTLLGYCEDDNTILTEYHPLGSLSNLEETLNLSKYQHVNTWEHRLRLAVNYVSIIRYLHHSPLGTLVMCDSNDLPKTLSQYLLTSDFSIVANDLDALPLVDHSAGPLVKCGHRELHGDFVAPEQLWPFGEDVPFHDDLMPSYDEKIDIWKIPDVSGFLLGHVEGSDMVRFHLFDIHKACKSHTPAERPTAQDVLDTYQKVLNSLRDTVMSQTREML, from the exons ATGGAGAATGGActggaagagaggaagaagagggagatcATGCAGGAAACTGTTGCAGAAGTCCAG gaAATCACAGAGGGTAGCACCATGGAGAAGCAGCCCCAGGACAGCAGGACAGGCCGGGCACCCGGGGAGCTGCCCCCGGCAGTCAGGCTGCTGCTGGCCATGGCCCTCATGAACGCGCTGCTCTACCTCTGCCTGGGTCGGGTCTTTCCTTCCCCCCAACATTCCATGGGGAACCCCGGGCCCTGTCCCTATGGCCACTTCAAAATAGGACAGATGAAAAACTGCTCGCCATGGCTGTCCTGCGAGGAGCTGAGAACAGAAGTGAGGCAGCTGAAGCACGTTGGGGAAGGAGCCGTGAAGAGG GTCTTTCTGTCTGAGTGGAAGAAACACAAAGTTGCTCTCTCACGGCTCACCCGTCTGGAGATGAAGGACGACTTCCTCCATGGCCTGCAGATGCTGAAATCCCTACAGAGCAAACGTGTTGTCACACtgcttggctattgtgaagatGACAACACCATTCTTACCGAGTATCACCCCTTGGGCTCCTTGAGCAACTTGGAGGAAACACTAAACCTTTCCAAGTACCAGCACGTGAACACGTGGGAGCACCGCCTGCGGCTGGCCGTGAACTACGTCAGCATCATCCGCTACCTGCACCACAGCCCCCTGGGCACGCTGGTCATGTGCGACTCCAACGACCTGCCCAAGACGCTGTCCCAGTACCTGCTGACCAGTGATTTCAGCATCGTGGCAAATGACCTGGACGCCTTGCCCCTGGTGGACCACAGCGCGGGGCCGCTGGTGAAGTGCGGCCACAGGGAGCTGCATGGGGATTTTGTGGCTCCGGAGCAACTGTGGCCCTTTGGAGAGGATGTGCCTTTCCATGACGACCTCATGCCTTCGTATGACGAGAAGATCGACATCTGGAAGATCCCAGACGTTTCTGGTTTCCTTCTGGGACACGTTGAAGGGAGCGATATGGTTCGATTCCATTTGTTTGATATTCATAAGGCGTGTAAGAGCCACACTCCTGCAGAAAGACCCACTGCCCAGGACGTTTTGGACACCTACCAGAAGGTTTTGAATTCACTCAGAGATACCGTGATGTCTCAGACGAGAGAAATGCTATAA